One Fuerstiella marisgermanici DNA window includes the following coding sequences:
- the ltrA gene encoding group II intron reverse transcriptase/maturase yields MNSREESSTNSTRGGWSARQTNPVPRTGMTASASDKQPALNDRGSTVERLFPEMMMEAVVDESNMERAWQKVRSNRGAPGPDGITLDEFLTWFRPRWELIRRQLLDGTYRPSPVRRVTIDKPDGGTRQLGIPNVLDRVIQQAILQILTPVFDPHFSDSSHGFRPNRSAHGAMQQVQRTIKAGGKFVVDMDLSKFFDRVNHDVLMNRIALRVSDSLLLKLIGRYLRAGVIVDGELQPSTEGTPQGGPLSPLLANILLDDLDKELEQRGLPFVRYADDFVIFTKSERAARRVFRSVQRFLTERLRLVVNETKSKVVPWQELEFLGFCVRGRYFRIRLSDKSLQRFKRRIRELTGRSWGVSMERRLSELRSYLRGWAGYFCLAMELKLFDRLDQWIRRRIRMCFWKRWRHARTRSRELVRLGVPRRQAIRHAKSRKSYWHMAKTIASGVGFTNALLVELGLLSLKHLWNELAPLRRTA; encoded by the coding sequence ATGAATTCCAGGGAGGAGTCTTCGACCAACTCGACACGAGGTGGGTGGTCTGCTCGGCAGACAAATCCAGTTCCCCGAACGGGGATGACCGCGTCGGCGTCGGACAAGCAGCCAGCCCTGAACGACCGTGGTTCCACGGTCGAACGTTTGTTTCCAGAGATGATGATGGAAGCCGTCGTTGATGAATCCAACATGGAACGCGCCTGGCAGAAAGTCCGGTCGAACCGCGGAGCCCCTGGCCCCGACGGCATCACGCTGGATGAATTTCTGACATGGTTCCGACCACGCTGGGAACTCATCCGACGACAGCTTCTCGACGGCACGTATCGACCTTCACCGGTGCGACGCGTGACCATCGACAAGCCGGATGGCGGCACACGGCAGCTCGGTATTCCGAACGTGCTGGACCGCGTGATTCAACAGGCCATCCTGCAGATTCTGACGCCCGTGTTCGATCCGCACTTCAGCGATTCGAGCCACGGGTTTCGCCCCAACCGATCCGCTCACGGAGCCATGCAACAGGTTCAGCGGACGATCAAGGCAGGCGGCAAGTTCGTGGTGGATATGGACCTTTCAAAATTCTTTGATCGAGTCAACCACGACGTGCTGATGAACCGAATCGCTCTTCGCGTTTCGGATTCACTGCTGCTGAAACTGATCGGCCGTTACCTGCGAGCGGGCGTGATCGTGGACGGCGAACTGCAACCGAGTACCGAAGGAACGCCACAAGGTGGCCCGCTGTCTCCGCTACTTGCCAACATCCTGCTGGATGATCTGGACAAGGAACTGGAACAACGCGGTCTGCCGTTCGTGCGTTACGCTGACGACTTCGTGATCTTCACGAAGTCTGAACGTGCCGCGCGTCGAGTGTTCCGATCGGTGCAGCGTTTTCTGACCGAACGTCTTCGTCTTGTTGTTAACGAAACGAAGAGCAAAGTGGTGCCGTGGCAGGAACTTGAGTTTCTTGGGTTCTGTGTTCGCGGTCGCTACTTTCGGATCAGGCTGAGTGACAAATCGCTTCAGCGTTTCAAGCGTCGCATTCGAGAACTCACCGGTCGCAGCTGGGGAGTTTCGATGGAACGTCGCTTGAGTGAACTGCGAAGTTATCTTCGCGGCTGGGCGGGTTACTTCTGCCTGGCGATGGAGTTGAAACTGTTCGATAGGCTCGACCAGTGGATCCGTCGTCGGATACGCATGTGCTTCTGGAAGCGGTGGCGACACGCTCGCACACGCAGCCGAGAACTCGTGCGTTTAGGGGTTCCCCGTCGACAGGCGATTCGTCATGCGAAAAGTCGCAAGAGCTACTGGCACATGGCCAAGACCATCGCCAGCGGTGTGGGCTTTACGAACGCGCTGCTCGTGGAATTGGGTCTATTAAGCCTGAAACACCTCTGGAACGAACTGGCTCCACTTCGTCGAACCGCCTGA
- a CDS encoding neutral/alkaline non-lysosomal ceramidase N-terminal domain-containing protein, translating to MRHSNSCLLRVFLLFAFVTTAATSAAAKSEWQAGVAKRVITPPQPMWMSGYAGRKGPAEGKLHDLWAKALVLQSPDGERLVLVSLDLVGIGRDVSQGICKKLQETHSLRRSQISICTSHTHTGPVVGRNLITMYSLTEQHKSLIDEYAVFLQDAVGKVVAEAFSNVQSASVSYGLGKATFAVNRRNNREADVPMLRENGELKGPVDHSAPVLAVRNEKGELSAVVFGYACHATVLGLMEWSGDWPGFAQIEIEKRHPKAIAMFVAGCGADQNPLPRRTVELAQEYGQQMATAVDKVLAADMKKVSGGLTSTYKEIDLKLATLPDKDTIEEDTMSSNTYIAGRAKHLLQMIEEKGSLDQTYPYPVQVWGIGNDARMVVLGGEVVVDYANRLRDEFPEKDLWVAGYSNDVMAYIPSKRVLLEGGYEGATSMIYYGLPTAWSENVEEHIVKTVHELADALDK from the coding sequence ATGAGACACTCCAATTCCTGCCTGCTGCGCGTTTTCCTCCTGTTCGCGTTTGTGACGACCGCTGCAACGTCCGCAGCGGCTAAATCCGAGTGGCAAGCGGGTGTGGCAAAGCGAGTGATCACGCCGCCACAACCGATGTGGATGTCCGGCTACGCAGGGCGAAAGGGCCCGGCAGAAGGAAAGCTGCACGATTTGTGGGCGAAGGCTTTGGTCCTGCAGAGTCCTGACGGCGAACGGCTGGTCCTTGTGAGTCTTGACCTTGTCGGGATCGGCCGCGACGTTTCTCAGGGGATTTGCAAAAAGCTGCAGGAAACGCACAGTCTTCGCCGTTCGCAGATTTCTATCTGCACCTCGCACACTCACACCGGCCCCGTTGTTGGCCGAAATCTGATCACGATGTACAGCCTTACTGAGCAGCACAAGTCGCTGATCGATGAATACGCTGTCTTCCTTCAGGACGCAGTCGGCAAAGTCGTTGCCGAAGCCTTCAGCAATGTTCAATCGGCCAGCGTCAGCTATGGTCTTGGCAAGGCGACCTTCGCCGTCAACCGGCGTAACAATCGTGAAGCGGACGTTCCGATGCTGCGTGAAAACGGCGAACTAAAAGGCCCTGTCGACCATTCCGCTCCCGTGCTGGCTGTCAGAAATGAAAAAGGCGAACTGTCGGCTGTCGTGTTCGGCTACGCCTGCCATGCGACAGTGCTTGGCCTGATGGAATGGTCAGGCGACTGGCCAGGATTCGCTCAGATTGAAATCGAAAAGCGACATCCGAAAGCCATTGCCATGTTCGTCGCAGGTTGCGGCGCCGACCAAAACCCGCTGCCACGACGTACTGTTGAACTGGCGCAAGAATACGGTCAACAAATGGCGACGGCTGTTGACAAAGTGCTGGCCGCCGACATGAAGAAGGTGAGCGGAGGGCTGACGTCTACCTACAAGGAAATCGACCTGAAACTCGCCACACTTCCGGACAAGGACACGATCGAAGAAGACACAATGTCTTCGAACACCTATATCGCCGGTCGAGCTAAGCACTTGTTGCAGATGATCGAAGAGAAGGGCTCGCTTGATCAGACCTATCCGTATCCGGTCCAGGTCTGGGGAATCGGCAATGATGCTCGCATGGTGGTGCTGGGCGGGGAAGTGGTCGTCGACTACGCGAACCGGCTTCGCGATGAGTTCCCGGAAAAGGACCTCTGGGTCGCAGGATACAGCAATGACGTGATGGCCTACATCCCGTCCAAGCGAGTCCTGTTGGAAGGCGGCTACGAAGGCGCAACCAGCATGATCTATTATGGCCTACCAACCGCCTGGTCGGAAAACGTAGAAGAACACATCGTCAAGACAGTCCACGAATTGGCGGATGCGCTCGACAAGTAA
- a CDS encoding prenyltransferase/squalene oxidase repeat-containing protein, producing MFRLTLITLLGFSVAVAADESQSSAKAGAAVQSNDANASPDIASMQKKALQFLRVTQGPDGSWTKNDFVGVTGLVTTSLLRSGLTADDPMVEAGLANLMSHVKSDGGIYATGSLHRNYETCIAIMAFAEANEDGHYDGQIKKAEQFLRGLQWDQGEGIESSDPSWGGGGYGSHQRPDMSNTQFLMEALKEAGVKSDDPAMQKILVFVSRSQNLETSHNDTKFAGKINDGGFYYTPAAGGESKAGVTDDGGLRSYASMTYAGLKSLIYAGLDDGDVRVKAAKEWIQKNYTLKENPGVGQQGLFYYFHTFAKTMTAVGDEEFVDDKGVRHEWKAELAQRLSELQRPNGSWINPADRWYEGDPNLVSAYCLMALSYCDTE from the coding sequence ATGTTTCGACTGACCCTCATCACACTTCTTGGATTTTCTGTCGCGGTTGCGGCTGACGAAAGTCAATCGTCGGCGAAGGCTGGCGCGGCGGTACAGTCAAACGACGCCAATGCATCGCCAGACATCGCCTCAATGCAGAAGAAAGCCCTTCAGTTTTTGAGGGTGACTCAAGGCCCCGACGGTTCGTGGACCAAAAACGATTTCGTCGGCGTTACGGGGTTAGTGACCACATCGCTTCTGCGATCCGGGCTGACAGCTGACGATCCGATGGTTGAAGCCGGGCTGGCCAATTTAATGTCTCATGTCAAATCCGATGGCGGCATCTATGCAACCGGCAGCCTGCATCGCAACTACGAAACCTGTATCGCGATTATGGCCTTTGCTGAGGCCAACGAAGATGGTCACTATGACGGCCAGATCAAAAAGGCCGAACAGTTTTTGCGTGGGTTGCAGTGGGATCAGGGCGAGGGGATTGAATCGTCGGATCCATCCTGGGGCGGCGGCGGCTACGGTAGTCATCAACGGCCGGACATGTCCAACACTCAATTCCTGATGGAAGCGCTAAAAGAAGCAGGTGTGAAATCAGACGACCCCGCCATGCAAAAGATTCTTGTCTTTGTGTCGCGTAGTCAGAACCTGGAAACGTCGCACAACGATACGAAATTCGCCGGCAAGATTAACGACGGAGGATTCTATTATACTCCGGCGGCTGGTGGTGAATCCAAGGCGGGCGTCACCGATGACGGCGGGCTGCGGTCTTATGCCAGCATGACGTACGCAGGTTTGAAGAGTCTGATCTATGCCGGGTTGGATGACGGCGACGTGCGAGTCAAAGCGGCAAAAGAATGGATTCAGAAGAACTACACCCTCAAAGAAAATCCAGGCGTGGGCCAACAGGGCCTGTTTTACTATTTCCATACCTTCGCCAAAACGATGACGGCCGTGGGAGACGAAGAATTCGTCGACGACAAAGGTGTCCGTCATGAGTGGAAGGCCGAATTGGCTCAGCGACTAAGCGAACTGCAGCGACCTAACGGAAGTTGGATCAACCCTGCTGACCGCTGGTACGAAGGCGACCCCAATCTGGTTTCGGCGTACTGCCTGATGGCACTTAGCTATTGCGACACGGAGTAA